From a region of the Polyangia bacterium genome:
- a CDS encoding DEAD/DEAH box helicase yields MPPPTLPSIPPPPERPDDLRAWAEIHGVAARLDDLVIGDDGPAGTLLPARNGEVLTYRQVLLDGAGKSGRRGFDDTEETVRRVLHRMATLVVMGRARDAWLEQHGRDPEDTVLAAFAAKLSAALREREAARLNVPRAPGTYEPGEVRVIAAPVPLLQYQEWPLVGAGRDSDDGSDGICLYLLGWNDGPLRWGRGRDGRPVEASELPADLQQGALQAITDHLRDPRRAAEHEALADLLRVPAWQFALGALDQTLSRLEADAGAAGEAAEERVAFRVTAGSDGSLTVTPTIQKRVRGGGFSRGARVQWYELPERRALTPAERRAYQAYDDRFARRSQAWGGALSPAQLFGIFRALIDHPAVFLDGGRDGQADGLRLDIRQGRLLLRFATAADGDLTPHFALLGQTMSPADVAAALRDDRHAIYLFRPDAGAPQLLLAQIGPQAAAMVRALALSPARFPPESHDALAARLESLQETVDIEFPSTWTRTIAAADDRLVVRLQLAASGALEVRLGVRPVRLGPVFVPGEGPALVLEGQGRDRHGARRDRATERQSGHALAERLGLEAGTVQEPWCWRVPEGDPALHLVATLKDLEATVVVEWADDYQLLSLGTIGRRDMRMKVADRRDWFDIEGGAQVKKKKLGKGGKDKGGPNKGDKDVEEVVPLAALFAAIRDGRRYVAVGAHGFVRIEESLREALARVEGGVFEKNGIIQIAAVASDPLLGLVEQEEQLEASVAFTALRRRLRDASAAVDQPLRLPPALQAALRPYQAAGAAWMARLGEWGAGAILADEMGLGKTIQTLALLIHRAAAGPALVVAPTSVVSNWADEAARFAPQLGVRLYRGPQREAALRGLGPGDLLLTSYAVAALDGEALGRVRFGSLVLDEAQAIKNATTERAKALRALDAEWRLGLTGTPIENHLGELWSLMRVLSPGLLGSWEQFRARYAVPIEKFGDDSRRRSLAALLRPFVLRRTKGEVARELPARTEVVRVVRLSPEEQALYEQMRQATLDELREAKKNPDRDGSDLRFVLLAALTRLRQLCCHPRLLYPHTHAGSAKASHLLDLLFELREGGHRALVFSQFRSFLDLLAPRLQQQGLRVLVLDGTTPTHVRDERIAAFQSGAADVFLISLKAGGFGLNLTAADTVILMDPWWNPAVEDQATARAHRIGQRNPVTTVRLVARGTIEEAVLGLHAAKRSLAAGVLDGTDLAASLPSNELIGLIQRGGDLGD; encoded by the coding sequence GTGCCGCCCCCGACGTTGCCGTCGATCCCACCGCCGCCCGAACGTCCGGACGACCTGCGCGCCTGGGCGGAAATCCACGGCGTTGCCGCGCGTCTCGACGATCTGGTGATCGGCGACGACGGGCCGGCGGGGACGTTGCTGCCGGCGCGCAACGGCGAGGTGCTGACGTACCGGCAGGTGTTGCTGGACGGCGCGGGAAAATCCGGGCGCCGCGGGTTCGACGACACCGAGGAGACCGTGCGCCGCGTGCTGCACCGGATGGCGACGCTGGTGGTGATGGGCCGCGCGCGTGATGCCTGGCTGGAACAGCACGGCCGCGACCCCGAAGACACGGTGCTGGCCGCGTTCGCCGCGAAGCTGAGCGCGGCGCTGCGCGAGCGGGAGGCGGCGCGCTTGAACGTGCCGCGCGCGCCGGGGACCTACGAACCCGGCGAGGTGCGCGTGATCGCCGCGCCGGTCCCGCTGCTGCAATATCAAGAGTGGCCGCTGGTGGGGGCGGGCCGTGACAGCGACGACGGCAGCGACGGGATCTGTCTTTACCTGCTGGGCTGGAACGACGGGCCGCTGCGCTGGGGACGCGGCCGCGACGGCCGCCCGGTCGAGGCGAGCGAGCTGCCCGCCGACCTCCAGCAGGGCGCGCTGCAGGCGATCACCGATCACCTGCGCGATCCGCGCCGCGCCGCCGAGCACGAGGCGCTGGCTGACCTCTTGCGCGTGCCGGCCTGGCAGTTCGCGCTGGGCGCGCTGGACCAGACGTTGTCGCGGCTGGAAGCCGATGCCGGCGCCGCCGGAGAGGCCGCCGAAGAACGGGTGGCCTTTCGCGTGACCGCCGGCAGCGACGGCAGTTTGACCGTCACCCCCACCATCCAGAAGCGCGTGCGCGGCGGCGGATTTTCGCGCGGCGCCCGCGTGCAGTGGTACGAGCTGCCGGAGCGGCGCGCGCTCACCCCCGCCGAGCGGCGCGCCTACCAGGCCTACGACGATCGCTTCGCTCGCCGGTCGCAGGCGTGGGGCGGGGCGCTGTCGCCAGCGCAGCTGTTCGGGATCTTCCGCGCGCTGATTGATCACCCGGCGGTGTTTCTGGACGGCGGGCGCGACGGCCAGGCGGATGGCCTGCGCCTGGACATTCGCCAGGGCCGCTTGCTGTTGCGGTTTGCCACCGCCGCTGACGGCGACCTGACGCCGCACTTTGCGCTGCTGGGCCAGACGATGTCGCCCGCCGACGTGGCCGCCGCCCTGCGCGACGATCGCCACGCCATTTACCTGTTTCGTCCCGATGCCGGCGCGCCGCAGCTACTGCTGGCGCAGATCGGGCCGCAGGCGGCGGCGATGGTGCGCGCCCTGGCCCTGTCTCCGGCACGCTTTCCCCCCGAATCGCACGACGCCCTGGCCGCGCGCCTGGAATCGCTGCAGGAGACGGTGGACATCGAATTCCCGTCGACCTGGACGCGCACCATCGCCGCCGCCGATGATCGCCTGGTGGTGCGCCTGCAGCTGGCGGCTTCGGGTGCGCTGGAGGTGCGGCTGGGCGTGCGGCCGGTGCGCTTGGGGCCGGTGTTCGTTCCCGGCGAAGGCCCGGCGCTGGTGCTGGAGGGACAGGGCCGCGATCGCCACGGCGCCCGGCGCGATCGCGCCACCGAGCGCCAGAGCGGGCACGCGCTGGCCGAACGCCTGGGCCTGGAAGCGGGCACGGTGCAAGAGCCGTGGTGCTGGCGCGTGCCGGAAGGCGATCCGGCGTTGCATCTGGTGGCGACGCTGAAAGACCTGGAGGCCACCGTGGTGGTCGAATGGGCCGACGATTATCAGCTGCTATCGCTGGGCACGATCGGTCGCCGCGACATGCGCATGAAGGTCGCCGACCGGCGCGACTGGTTCGACATCGAGGGCGGCGCCCAGGTCAAAAAGAAAAAACTGGGCAAAGGCGGCAAAGACAAGGGCGGGCCAAACAAGGGCGACAAAGACGTCGAGGAAGTCGTCCCCCTGGCAGCGCTGTTCGCCGCCATCCGCGATGGACGCCGTTACGTGGCAGTGGGCGCGCACGGGTTCGTGCGCATCGAAGAGAGCCTGCGCGAAGCCCTGGCCCGCGTCGAGGGCGGCGTGTTCGAGAAGAACGGGATCATCCAGATCGCCGCCGTGGCCAGCGATCCGCTGCTGGGTTTGGTGGAACAGGAGGAGCAGCTGGAAGCGAGCGTCGCCTTCACAGCGCTGCGCCGCCGCCTGCGCGACGCCAGCGCCGCCGTCGATCAACCGCTGCGCTTGCCGCCGGCGCTGCAGGCGGCGCTGCGTCCGTACCAGGCGGCCGGCGCGGCCTGGATGGCGCGCCTCGGGGAGTGGGGCGCCGGGGCCATCCTGGCCGACGAGATGGGCCTGGGAAAAACCATCCAGACACTGGCCCTGCTGATTCATCGTGCCGCCGCCGGACCGGCGCTGGTGGTGGCGCCGACGTCGGTGGTCAGCAACTGGGCCGACGAGGCGGCGCGCTTTGCCCCGCAACTGGGCGTGCGCCTCTATCGCGGGCCGCAGCGCGAAGCGGCGCTGCGCGGCCTGGGTCCGGGCGATCTGCTGCTGACCAGCTACGCGGTGGCGGCGCTGGACGGCGAGGCGCTCGGGCGCGTGCGTTTCGGGTCGCTGGTGCTGGACGAGGCGCAGGCGATCAAGAACGCCACCACCGAACGGGCCAAGGCGCTGCGCGCGCTGGACGCCGAGTGGCGCCTGGGGCTGACCGGCACGCCGATCGAAAATCATTTGGGCGAGCTGTGGAGTCTGATGCGCGTGCTGTCACCGGGCCTGCTGGGAAGCTGGGAGCAGTTTCGCGCCCGTTACGCCGTGCCCATCGAAAAATTCGGCGACGACAGCCGGCGCCGATCGCTGGCCGCGCTGCTGCGGCCGTTCGTTCTGCGCCGCACCAAGGGCGAGGTGGCGCGCGAGCTGCCGGCGCGCACCGAGGTGGTGCGCGTGGTGCGCCTGTCGCCCGAGGAGCAGGCGCTGTACGAACAGATGCGCCAGGCGACGCTGGATGAGCTGCGCGAGGCGAAGAAGAACCCCGATCGCGACGGCAGCGACCTGCGCTTTGTTTTGCTGGCCGCGCTGACCCGCCTGCGCCAACTGTGCTGTCACCCGCGCCTGCTGTACCCGCACACCCACGCCGGCAGCGCCAAGGCATCGCATCTGCTGGATCTGTTGTTCGAGCTGCGCGAGGGCGGGCACAGGGCGCTGGTGTTCAGTCAGTTTCGCAGCTTTCTGGATCTGCTGGCCCCGCGCCTGCAGCAGCAAGGGCTGCGCGTGCTGGTGCTGGACGGCACCACGCCCACCCACGTGCGCGACGAACGCATCGCCGCCTTTCAATCCGGCGCCGCCGACGTCTTTCTGATCTCGCTGAAGGCGGGCGGCTTCGGCCTGAACCTGACCGCCGCCGACACCGTCATCTTGATGGACCCGTGGTGGAACCCCGCCGTCGAGGATCAAGCCACCGCGCGCGCCCACCGCATCGGCCAGCGGAACCCGGTGACCACCGTGCGCCTGGTCGCGCGCGGCACCATCGAAGAAGCCGTGCTGGGCTTGCACGCCGCCAAGCGTTCGCTGGCGGCCGGCGTCCTGGACGGCACCGACCTGGCGGCGTCGTTACCCAGCAACGAACTGATCGGCCTCATCCAGCGCGGCGGCGACCTCGGCGACTAA
- a CDS encoding type II toxin-antitoxin system RelE/ParE family toxin, with protein sequence MSAHYSIIVAPSARQQAKRIAAWWEANREKAPILFAQELEAAFARVATAPTTVRVYRESKGRVIRRLLLPRTCHHLFFEVNEAKRQVQILAVWHTARGRGPRL encoded by the coding sequence ATGAGCGCTCACTACTCGATCATCGTCGCGCCGTCGGCCCGCCAGCAGGCGAAAAGGATTGCCGCTTGGTGGGAGGCGAACCGGGAGAAAGCCCCGATACTCTTCGCCCAGGAACTCGAGGCGGCTTTTGCTCGCGTGGCGACGGCGCCGACTACGGTCCGGGTGTACCGCGAGTCGAAGGGCCGCGTGATTCGCCGCCTCTTGCTACCCCGCACTTGTCACCACCTTTTCTTCGAGGTGAACGAGGCCAAGCGGCAGGTCCAGATCCTCGCTGTCTGGCACACGGCCCGCGGTCGTGGGCCGCGACTTTGA
- a CDS encoding helix-turn-helix domain-containing protein — MSQTNELIIGLQEQVVALTDAVRALEQRVPSRVVSVNEAARHLSVSVQTIRRWGKAGVLSYVRRGGELRIDLTKVQAFSGPDIRRFAG; from the coding sequence GTGAGCCAGACCAACGAGCTCATAATAGGCCTCCAAGAGCAAGTCGTCGCCCTCACCGACGCCGTTCGGGCGCTGGAGCAACGAGTTCCGTCACGCGTCGTGTCCGTTAACGAGGCGGCGCGGCACCTCTCGGTCAGCGTCCAGACGATCCGGCGCTGGGGCAAGGCTGGCGTTCTGTCGTATGTGCGCCGCGGTGGCGAGCTCCGCATCGACCTCACGAAAGTTCAAGCTTTCAGTGGTCCGGACATCCGTCGTTTCGCGGGTTGA
- a CDS encoding class I SAM-dependent methyltransferase: protein MRLALLDAVRLRSGMTVLDVGCGTGFPLLEIAARVGGGVAHGIDPWRAALERARRKAETRGLASVHLHEGVAEALPLADQTVDLIVSNNGINNVSDLDRTLAECARVARSGAQLVFTFNLPDSMRAFYAALEAVLVARGDTGAPTRIAEHVFARRKPLAFITAAVERAGFRVEAVREDRFTLGFASAAAMFDHPFVRVAFLSAWLAIVPEEAREAAFREVEARFVGEVALEIPFACVDARRAGR from the coding sequence ATTCGTCTTGCGCTTCTTGATGCCGTGCGCTTGCGCAGCGGGATGACGGTGCTGGACGTGGGGTGCGGTACCGGGTTCCCATTGCTCGAGATCGCAGCGCGGGTCGGCGGCGGCGTCGCACACGGGATCGATCCGTGGCGTGCTGCGCTTGAGCGCGCGCGGCGCAAGGCGGAGACCCGGGGTCTGGCGAGTGTGCACCTTCACGAAGGGGTCGCCGAAGCGTTGCCACTAGCAGATCAAACCGTCGATCTGATCGTGTCGAACAACGGCATCAACAACGTGTCGGATCTGGATCGGACGCTGGCTGAATGCGCACGCGTGGCACGCTCGGGCGCGCAACTTGTTTTTACCTTCAACCTGCCCGACAGCATGCGCGCGTTCTACGCGGCGCTTGAGGCGGTTCTCGTGGCGCGCGGCGATACCGGGGCGCCGACGCGGATCGCCGAGCACGTCTTCGCTCGACGGAAACCGCTCGCCTTCATCACGGCGGCCGTCGAGCGCGCGGGTTTCCGCGTCGAGGCGGTGCGGGAGGATCGGTTCACGCTCGGCTTCGCGTCAGCCGCGGCGATGTTCGACCACCCGTTCGTGCGAGTGGCGTTTCTCAGCGCCTGGCTTGCGATCGTTCCAGAAGAGGCGCGGGAGGCGGCGTTCCGGGAGGTCGAGGCGCGCTTCGTGGGCGAGGTAGCTCTCGAGATTCCGTTTGCGTGCGTCGACGCCCGCCGTGCTGGACGGTGA
- a CDS encoding DUF2341 domain-containing protein, with product MMTLKKGVLILFAPLFAACAFAESQISLVPDGGATTMSPDVGVIQQQPDNRDVAVELPAIDTAPADRVIDGNKQSDWWNPMFSLRRRLTIDMRLTSAADLSDFPVALRIPANTVDPTVAGMAGADVRFADAAGNALARDIEVWDGQDTSIVWLKLPKLPINETAPIYMYYGVQGTPAPANDRQAVWPAPYAAVWHFANNPQDATSNHFDGATVQATFEAGKLGLAAKFNGAAKDHIGLSHGIGIISGAEAVTESAWVKTEAISTTSFGAILAVGTADKTGDLGRTQLYIWGEAASYPYGGQPLRNALYGEINPDEMPGGWDFVASPVDAITPGQWHYVTVVFDAKYKSTSAYVDGTMVAGPLETPGHGGGAPRPGNWTHTTFPGTPTDRVVIGALEDLSHGFYDGLIDELRVETVARSAQWIAAQAIAVTGDAITLGPEEHAQP from the coding sequence ATGATGACACTCAAAAAAGGAGTCTTGATTTTGTTTGCGCCATTGTTCGCGGCCTGTGCCTTCGCAGAAAGCCAAATCTCTTTAGTGCCCGACGGAGGAGCGACGACAATGAGTCCGGACGTTGGCGTCATACAGCAACAACCCGACAACCGAGATGTCGCGGTTGAGTTGCCAGCTATCGATACGGCTCCGGCCGACCGGGTCATTGACGGTAACAAACAGTCCGACTGGTGGAACCCGATGTTTTCGCTCCGACGGCGGCTGACGATCGACATGCGCCTGACGTCAGCAGCCGACTTATCCGATTTCCCTGTTGCGCTCCGGATTCCGGCGAACACCGTCGATCCGACGGTGGCAGGTATGGCGGGCGCCGATGTCCGGTTCGCGGACGCGGCCGGCAACGCCCTGGCCCGTGATATCGAAGTCTGGGATGGGCAGGACACTTCGATCGTCTGGTTGAAACTGCCAAAGCTGCCTATCAATGAGACAGCGCCAATTTATATGTACTACGGCGTCCAGGGCACGCCTGCGCCAGCGAACGATCGTCAGGCGGTGTGGCCTGCCCCTTACGCGGCCGTCTGGCACTTCGCGAACAATCCGCAAGATGCCACGTCGAACCACTTCGACGGCGCGACGGTGCAGGCGACGTTCGAAGCCGGCAAGCTGGGGCTAGCAGCCAAGTTCAACGGCGCCGCAAAAGACCATATCGGGCTCTCTCACGGCATCGGCATTATCAGTGGGGCCGAAGCGGTCACAGAGTCGGCGTGGGTCAAGACCGAAGCCATTTCAACGACCAGCTTCGGCGCAATCCTGGCGGTCGGCACAGCAGACAAAACCGGAGACCTGGGTCGCACGCAGCTCTACATTTGGGGCGAAGCGGCCAGTTATCCTTACGGTGGACAGCCGCTGCGCAACGCTCTTTACGGGGAGATCAATCCCGACGAGATGCCCGGTGGCTGGGACTTTGTCGCGTCCCCGGTCGACGCGATCACGCCCGGACAGTGGCACTACGTCACAGTCGTTTTCGACGCCAAATACAAGTCGACCAGCGCCTACGTGGACGGCACGATGGTGGCGGGGCCGCTGGAAACGCCCGGCCACGGCGGAGGCGCGCCGCGGCCGGGGAATTGGACGCACACCACGTTCCCCGGCACGCCCACTGATCGGGTGGTGATCGGCGCCTTGGAAGACCTAAGCCACGGCTTTTACGATGGTCTCATCGACGAGCTGCGGGTGGAAACAGTGGCTCGTTCGGCGCAGTGGATCGCGGCCCAGGCCATCGCGGTCACGGGAGACGCCATCACTTTGGGACCGGAGGAGCACGCGCAGCCATGA
- a CDS encoding DUF1588 domain-containing protein: MHDGRGERRLHGDVPAQHAAAGVAPAGDRQRDCRPDGDLQHGVRRDPANPAHYGSRADSSGVSVPYGDWQRRGDGHRQGATDSLRVGFGGELCGAQLRAGRRALGKGARRLADPVRGAGAEVGRLLTLPAVQTNLMKKVSYYLDFEALPFTEKDATAYPNFASLQPALYESAQMFLSSIVWTGHFNDLFTTKTIYANQAIAAAYGLPPITGTVLQPITPTGDMYSAGLLTQPALLVASNTNASGDDVIHRGLWVYYNLLCAPALPPPPGNAASVAMSLTGESTRQQAAYRDVVQPGVSGSGCGAGCHGRFDPFGLVTMNYDSIGRYRTTDPSTTPPNAPIDSSSVVAPGVLAGTTMPTPVSGVEDVAHMFVQGRQVSDCAADTLATYMLEHSPDVEGSCDLGTVKDGFHTSGSFAQLFGSILTSPAFATRDIH, translated from the coding sequence GTGCACGATGGGCGCGGTGAACGCCGCCTGCATGGAGACGTACCTGCGCAACACGCTGCCGCGGGCGTGGCGCCGGCCGGTGACCGACAGCGAGATTGTCGGCCTGATGGGGATCTTCAGCATGGCGTCCGGCGAGACCCGGCAAACCCAGCTCACTATGGAAGCCGCGCTGATTCATCCGGCGTTTCTGTTCCGTACGGAGATTGGCAACGACGCGGCGACGGCCACCGGCAAGGTGCAACTGACTCCCTACGAGTTGGCTTCGGCGGTGAGCTTTGCGGTGCTCAACTCCGTGCCGGACGCCGGGCTCTGGGCAAAGGCGCAAGACGGCTCGCTGACCCAGTCCGCGGTGCTGGCGCCGAGGTAGGCCGACTCCTAACGCTGCCTGCGGTGCAGACGAATCTCATGAAGAAGGTGTCGTACTACCTGGATTTCGAGGCGCTGCCGTTTACCGAGAAAGACGCCACGGCGTATCCGAACTTCGCGTCGCTGCAGCCCGCGCTTTACGAGAGCGCGCAGATGTTCCTAAGCAGCATCGTGTGGACCGGTCACTTCAACGATCTGTTCACCACCAAGACGATCTACGCCAATCAGGCGATAGCGGCGGCCTACGGCCTTCCGCCGATCACCGGGACTGTGCTGCAGCCGATCACGCCGACGGGCGACATGTACAGCGCGGGCCTGCTTACGCAGCCGGCCCTCCTCGTGGCATCGAACACCAACGCCTCCGGCGACGATGTCATTCACCGCGGTCTTTGGGTTTACTACAACTTGCTCTGTGCCCCTGCGCTTCCGCCTCCTCCGGGGAACGCGGCGTCGGTGGCAATGTCGCTGACCGGCGAAAGCACCCGCCAGCAGGCAGCGTATCGCGATGTCGTCCAGCCCGGGGTGTCCGGGTCCGGTTGCGGGGCGGGCTGTCATGGCCGCTTCGATCCGTTCGGTCTGGTCACGATGAACTACGACAGCATCGGGCGCTACCGCACGACTGATCCGTCGACGACCCCGCCAAACGCTCCGATCGATAGCAGCTCCGTCGTGGCGCCCGGTGTGCTCGCGGGAACGACGATGCCCACGCCGGTCTCCGGCGTGGAGGACGTCGCGCACATGTTCGTGCAGGGGCGCCAGGTCTCCGACTGTGCGGCGGACACTTTGGCGACGTATATGCTCGAACACAGCCCTGACGTCGAGGGGTCGTGCGACCTTGGGACCGTAAAGGACGGCTTCCACACCAGCGGTTCGTTTGCACAGCTGTTTGGTTCGATTCTCACGTCCCCTGCATTCGCCACTCGGGACATCCACTAA
- a CDS encoding site-specific integrase: MGTVYRRGQMWSVAWVQNGAKQYAHGFPDEDTARRVLAVRIGDLAARRGGLRSPKHTGPLSELVDAWLKVRRGTHRSADQDEYRWRKHLAPNLGRYAPDDIDVALLKKIVAVKLADGLSPATVRLLMRLVSTLYTDLIDEGKATKNPARMLPKQTRALFRPTYDPKKTPFIENKQDIVKVFKGLPEPTNVAFALSALAGLRPGEVRALKWVNVDLAHRRIYVRESANGPTKDKDSREAPMVPGLHDLLIEWKAKNPDPYNGLVCPPILGMLGKAAPGPRRRFLGEHRITKFIKDACQKAKLPQLTFYEAGRHTFASQWVLNGGSIEKLREILGHSTVLVTERYAHLKPDLFQEADLLRADVSLSNAS, translated from the coding sequence TTGGGCACCGTCTATCGTCGCGGCCAGATGTGGTCGGTCGCGTGGGTCCAAAACGGCGCCAAGCAGTATGCGCATGGGTTTCCGGACGAAGATACCGCACGACGCGTTCTCGCGGTACGGATTGGTGACCTCGCCGCTCGACGCGGAGGACTGAGATCCCCGAAGCACACCGGTCCTCTGTCGGAACTGGTGGATGCCTGGTTGAAGGTGCGCCGTGGCACGCACCGCTCGGCCGATCAGGACGAGTACAGATGGCGAAAACATCTGGCTCCCAACCTCGGTCGGTACGCGCCCGACGACATCGACGTCGCCCTGCTCAAGAAGATCGTGGCGGTCAAGCTGGCGGATGGGCTCTCGCCTGCGACCGTCCGTCTGCTCATGCGTCTCGTGTCCACGCTATACACGGACCTCATCGACGAAGGAAAGGCGACCAAGAATCCGGCGCGCATGCTGCCGAAGCAGACGCGCGCGCTCTTCAGGCCGACCTATGATCCAAAGAAGACGCCCTTCATCGAGAACAAGCAAGACATCGTCAAGGTGTTCAAGGGCCTGCCGGAGCCGACGAACGTCGCGTTCGCGCTCTCGGCGCTCGCGGGGCTGCGGCCCGGGGAGGTCAGGGCGCTGAAATGGGTGAACGTCGATCTCGCGCACCGGCGGATCTATGTCCGCGAGTCCGCAAACGGGCCGACCAAGGACAAGGACAGCCGCGAAGCGCCAATGGTGCCCGGCCTCCACGATCTCCTCATCGAGTGGAAGGCGAAGAACCCGGACCCATATAATGGGCTCGTCTGTCCGCCGATCCTCGGGATGCTGGGCAAGGCGGCGCCCGGGCCGCGGCGGCGCTTCCTGGGCGAACATCGAATCACAAAGTTCATCAAGGACGCCTGCCAGAAGGCGAAGCTGCCCCAGCTCACGTTCTACGAGGCAGGACGGCACACCTTTGCGAGCCAGTGGGTGCTCAACGGCGGATCGATCGAGAAGCTCCGCGAGATCCTCGGGCACTCGACGGTGCTGGTCACCGAGCGTTACGCACACCTTAAGCCGGACCTCTTCCAAGAGGCGGACCTGCTAAGAGCAGACGTTTCGCTCAGCAACGCGAGCTGA
- a CDS encoding discoidin domain-containing protein, which produces MTVSQTKSCLVLATLATLIGVSACASSESSGGGIDSAAKAGSGGNGAGQLGGSGGNAATAGTGGAGGGANAPGSTGGNGGSDASTGRADAAGDGPSDSAGDVAGFEVISGTPDGGAYSRTGWTAQSTPPYATGSNALNMDLKYANAFDGNFNTRWSIGSANSPAQTIGDEFTFDMLEPHAFKKVLFWAGGENGVNGPDPRDYPGALDLATSIDCLTFGPTIASGNEPQPGCSACTHSFVITLPTPAAARCVRLTLTKRLQAGGPIWWAISELFVYP; this is translated from the coding sequence ATGACTGTGTCGCAGACAAAGAGTTGTTTGGTGCTAGCCACACTGGCCACATTGATTGGTGTTTCAGCTTGCGCTTCCTCAGAGTCGAGCGGAGGCGGTATAGACAGCGCCGCCAAGGCAGGGTCGGGCGGCAACGGAGCGGGACAACTCGGCGGTTCGGGAGGGAATGCCGCCACGGCCGGCACCGGCGGCGCTGGCGGTGGCGCGAACGCGCCGGGGAGCACCGGCGGAAACGGTGGCAGCGACGCTTCGACCGGCCGCGCGGACGCTGCTGGTGACGGCCCTTCCGACAGTGCCGGCGACGTTGCCGGCTTTGAGGTGATCTCCGGAACGCCCGACGGTGGTGCGTATAGCCGGACGGGCTGGACAGCACAGTCGACGCCACCCTATGCGACCGGCAGCAACGCACTGAACATGGATCTCAAGTACGCGAACGCTTTCGACGGCAACTTCAACACGCGATGGTCCATCGGCTCCGCGAATTCGCCGGCGCAGACCATCGGTGATGAATTTACGTTCGACATGCTTGAGCCTCATGCCTTCAAGAAAGTTCTTTTTTGGGCGGGTGGTGAAAACGGCGTGAACGGTCCCGATCCGCGCGACTATCCAGGCGCGCTGGACCTCGCCACCTCGATTGATTGCCTTACGTTTGGACCAACGATCGCCAGCGGGAACGAACCGCAACCCGGTTGCAGCGCCTGCACGCATTCGTTTGTGATCACGTTGCCGACGCCGGCCGCCGCTCGCTGCGTTCGCCTGACGCTCACGAAGCGATTGCAGGCGGGCGGCCCTATCTGGTGGGCCATCTCGGAGCTGTTTGTCTATCCCTGA